Proteins encoded in a region of the Cherax quadricarinatus isolate ZL_2023a unplaced genomic scaffold, ASM3850222v1 Contig3, whole genome shotgun sequence genome:
- the ArgRS gene encoding arginine--tRNA ligase, cytoplasmic isoform X1, whose amino-acid sequence MTLSREMIETQLHDYTLRCEHAEKETDKLAACVQALEDGQMDLFTDDITDKEFINLINENKKLKYRISILKKSIASMGGERSTKPQDDIFSDHMCNILGQLEDIFRKAVLVAYPDVSDPVIQIQLSKHADYQCNAAMALAKILKKNPREVGEMIVKNVAPGPMIEKMDMSGPGFINIVLSQEFIRQQITNVIMNGVTPPPVTPKRVVIDFSSPNIAKEMHVGHLRSTIIGESLSRLLEFLGHDLLRLNHLGDWGTQFGMLIAHLQDNFPDFATKSPPIADLQAFYRESKKRFDEDGDFKKRAYEAVVKLQAHDPVHIKGWEEICTISKTEFQKVYERLGVRIIDRGESFYQSRMEALVKELDDAGFLEEDDGRKVMFADGAGIPLTIVKSDGGFTYDTSDMACIKNRIEEEKGDWLIYVTDAGQAQHFKSFLACAVRAGIYNPSVTRVDHVTFGVVLGEDKKKFKTRSGDTVRLVQLLDEGLQRSEEKLKEKERHKELTPEEFVKARDAVAYGCIKYADLCHDRSRDYIFSFDRMLDFRGNTAAYLLYALTRIRSIARTAGVNREEIVAEAKKKPIELDHEKEWKLARTILKLPDVLVRITDDLYLHPLCEYLYEVSTVFTEFYDNCYCIEKDETGKIVKINHCRLMLCEATAQVMEKCFAILGIETVDKM is encoded by the exons ATGACATTATCACGAGAAATGATTGAAACACAGCTGCATGACTACACCCTCCGCTGTGAACATGCT GAAAAGGAGACTGATAAATTGGCTGCTTGTGTACAAGCACTTGAAGACGGTCAGATGGATTTATTCACGGACGATATAACTGACAAAGAATTCATCAACCttattaatgaaaacaagaaaTTAAAATACCGCATCAGCATTCTTAAAAAG AGTATAGCAAGTATGGGCGGAGAGAGAAGCACAAAGCCACAAGATGATATCTTCAGTGACCACATGTGTAATATCCTGGGACAACTTGAGGATATTTTTAGAAAGGCGGTGCTTGTAGCCTACCCTGATGTTTCTGACCCGGTTATCCAGATTCAACTCTCCAAACATGCGGATTACCAGTGCAATGCAGCCATGGCGCTAGCAAAA attctgaagaaaaatccACGTGAAGTTGGAGAAATGATTGTTAAGAATGTAGCTCCGGGTCCCATGATAGAAAAGATGGATATGTCTGGCCCAGGCTTCATCAACATTGTCCTCAGTCAAGAGTTTATAAGACAGCAG aTTACAAATGTCATCATGAATGGTGTgactccaccaccagtaacaccaaagAGAGTTGTGATTGATTTTTCCTCGCCCAACATTGCTAAGGAGATGCATGTAGGACACCTAAG GTCCACCATTATTGGAGAGAGCCTAAGTCGCTTGCTTGAGTTTCTGGGTCATGACTTACTGAGACTGAACCATCTTGGTGACTGGGGTACACAGTTTGGTATGCTTATTGCTCACTTACAG GACAACTTTCCAGATTTTGCCACAAAGTCTCCTCCGATCGCTGACCTCCAGGCCTTTTATAGGGAATCTAAAAAGAGGTTTGACGAAGATGGAGATTTTAAGAAGAGAGCGTATGAGGCCGTGGTAAAGCTGCAGGCGCATGATCCAGTACACATCAAAGGCTGGGAAGAGATATGCACTATTTCCAAGACAGAATTTCAAAAG gtATACGAGCGTCTTGGTGTCCGGATAATTGATAGAGGGGAGTCATTTTACCAGAGCCGCATGGAGGCTTTAGTAAAGGAATTAGATGATGCTGGCTTTTTAGAGGAAGATGATGGCCGTAAG GTCATGTTTGCTGACGGTGCAGGCATACCATTAACGATTGTGAAATCTGACGGTGGATTTACATACGATACATCAGATATGGCATGCATCAAGAACAGAATAGAAGAAGAAAAGGGTGACTGGCTCATTTATGTTACCGATGCCGGTCAAGCTCAGCATTTTAAG AGCTTTTTAGCATGTGCTGTTAGAGCAGGAATTTACAACCCATCAGTGACACGTGTAGATCATGTTACATTTGGTGTTGTACTTGGAGAGGACAAGAAAAAATTCAAGACAAGATCTG GTGACACTGTACGATTAGTTCAGCTTCTTGACGAGGGTCTCCAGCGATCAGAGGAGAAGCTCAAGGAGAAAGAGCGCCACAAAGAATTAACACCGGAGGAGTTTGTTAAAGCACGGGATGCTGTAGCCTATGGCTGTATCAAATATGCCGATCTCTGCCATGACAG gTCGCGAGACTACATATTCTCGTTTGACCGAATGTTGGATTTCCGTGGCAACACTGCGGCATATTTACTCTATGCTTTGACAAGGATACGCTCCATAGCCAGAACCG CCGGTGTGAACAGAGAAGAGATTGTAGCCGAAGCTAAGAAGAAACCCATTGAGCTGGACCATGAGAAAGAATGGAAGTTAGCTCGTACAATTCTCAAACTTCCTGATGTTCTGGTTCGAATCACAGACGATCTGTATCTCCATCCTCTATGTGAATACCTTTACGAG GTTTCAACGGTGTTTACAGAGTTCTACGACAACTGCTATTGTATTGAAAAGGATGAGACAGGAAAGATTGTCAAAATAAATCATTGCCGCCTGATGCTGTGCGAGGCCACTGCTCAAGTCATGGAGAAGTGCTTTGCCATTCTTGGTATTGAAACTGTGGACAAAATGTAA
- the ArgRS gene encoding arginine--tRNA ligase, cytoplasmic isoform X2, giving the protein MCEIPSKRFCALTKEHRPLTPSLVSSPGSIASMGGERSTKPQDDIFSDHMCNILGQLEDIFRKAVLVAYPDVSDPVIQIQLSKHADYQCNAAMALAKILKKNPREVGEMIVKNVAPGPMIEKMDMSGPGFINIVLSQEFIRQQITNVIMNGVTPPPVTPKRVVIDFSSPNIAKEMHVGHLRSTIIGESLSRLLEFLGHDLLRLNHLGDWGTQFGMLIAHLQDNFPDFATKSPPIADLQAFYRESKKRFDEDGDFKKRAYEAVVKLQAHDPVHIKGWEEICTISKTEFQKVYERLGVRIIDRGESFYQSRMEALVKELDDAGFLEEDDGRKVMFADGAGIPLTIVKSDGGFTYDTSDMACIKNRIEEEKGDWLIYVTDAGQAQHFKSFLACAVRAGIYNPSVTRVDHVTFGVVLGEDKKKFKTRSGDTVRLVQLLDEGLQRSEEKLKEKERHKELTPEEFVKARDAVAYGCIKYADLCHDRSRDYIFSFDRMLDFRGNTAAYLLYALTRIRSIARTAGVNREEIVAEAKKKPIELDHEKEWKLARTILKLPDVLVRITDDLYLHPLCEYLYEVSTVFTEFYDNCYCIEKDETGKIVKINHCRLMLCEATAQVMEKCFAILGIETVDKM; this is encoded by the exons ATGTGCGAGATCCCTAGCAAGAGATTTTGTGCTCTTACCAAAGAGCATCGACCCCTCACCCCATCTCTCGTCTCATCCCCTGGG AGTATAGCAAGTATGGGCGGAGAGAGAAGCACAAAGCCACAAGATGATATCTTCAGTGACCACATGTGTAATATCCTGGGACAACTTGAGGATATTTTTAGAAAGGCGGTGCTTGTAGCCTACCCTGATGTTTCTGACCCGGTTATCCAGATTCAACTCTCCAAACATGCGGATTACCAGTGCAATGCAGCCATGGCGCTAGCAAAA attctgaagaaaaatccACGTGAAGTTGGAGAAATGATTGTTAAGAATGTAGCTCCGGGTCCCATGATAGAAAAGATGGATATGTCTGGCCCAGGCTTCATCAACATTGTCCTCAGTCAAGAGTTTATAAGACAGCAG aTTACAAATGTCATCATGAATGGTGTgactccaccaccagtaacaccaaagAGAGTTGTGATTGATTTTTCCTCGCCCAACATTGCTAAGGAGATGCATGTAGGACACCTAAG GTCCACCATTATTGGAGAGAGCCTAAGTCGCTTGCTTGAGTTTCTGGGTCATGACTTACTGAGACTGAACCATCTTGGTGACTGGGGTACACAGTTTGGTATGCTTATTGCTCACTTACAG GACAACTTTCCAGATTTTGCCACAAAGTCTCCTCCGATCGCTGACCTCCAGGCCTTTTATAGGGAATCTAAAAAGAGGTTTGACGAAGATGGAGATTTTAAGAAGAGAGCGTATGAGGCCGTGGTAAAGCTGCAGGCGCATGATCCAGTACACATCAAAGGCTGGGAAGAGATATGCACTATTTCCAAGACAGAATTTCAAAAG gtATACGAGCGTCTTGGTGTCCGGATAATTGATAGAGGGGAGTCATTTTACCAGAGCCGCATGGAGGCTTTAGTAAAGGAATTAGATGATGCTGGCTTTTTAGAGGAAGATGATGGCCGTAAG GTCATGTTTGCTGACGGTGCAGGCATACCATTAACGATTGTGAAATCTGACGGTGGATTTACATACGATACATCAGATATGGCATGCATCAAGAACAGAATAGAAGAAGAAAAGGGTGACTGGCTCATTTATGTTACCGATGCCGGTCAAGCTCAGCATTTTAAG AGCTTTTTAGCATGTGCTGTTAGAGCAGGAATTTACAACCCATCAGTGACACGTGTAGATCATGTTACATTTGGTGTTGTACTTGGAGAGGACAAGAAAAAATTCAAGACAAGATCTG GTGACACTGTACGATTAGTTCAGCTTCTTGACGAGGGTCTCCAGCGATCAGAGGAGAAGCTCAAGGAGAAAGAGCGCCACAAAGAATTAACACCGGAGGAGTTTGTTAAAGCACGGGATGCTGTAGCCTATGGCTGTATCAAATATGCCGATCTCTGCCATGACAG gTCGCGAGACTACATATTCTCGTTTGACCGAATGTTGGATTTCCGTGGCAACACTGCGGCATATTTACTCTATGCTTTGACAAGGATACGCTCCATAGCCAGAACCG CCGGTGTGAACAGAGAAGAGATTGTAGCCGAAGCTAAGAAGAAACCCATTGAGCTGGACCATGAGAAAGAATGGAAGTTAGCTCGTACAATTCTCAAACTTCCTGATGTTCTGGTTCGAATCACAGACGATCTGTATCTCCATCCTCTATGTGAATACCTTTACGAG GTTTCAACGGTGTTTACAGAGTTCTACGACAACTGCTATTGTATTGAAAAGGATGAGACAGGAAAGATTGTCAAAATAAATCATTGCCGCCTGATGCTGTGCGAGGCCACTGCTCAAGTCATGGAGAAGTGCTTTGCCATTCTTGGTATTGAAACTGTGGACAAAATGTAA